The Mixta hanseatica genome includes a region encoding these proteins:
- the gppA gene encoding guanosine-5'-triphosphate,3'-diphosphate diphosphatase translates to MFSASSLYAAIDLGSNSFHMLVVREVAGNIQTVARIKRKVRLAAGLNGDGALSDEAMERGLQCLRLFSEQLQDIPADQIRVVATATLRLATNAKHFLTQAEAILGCLVNVISGEEEARLIYQGVAHTTGGSDERLVVDIGGGSTELVTGTGAQTTALFSLSMGCVTWLERYFADRYLGRANFEQAEQAARAIIQPVAGRLREQGWKICVGASGTVQALQEIMVAQGMDERITLDKLQQLKQRAIKCGKLEELEIEGLTLERALVFPSGLSILIAIFEELNIESMTLAGGALREGLLYGMLHYPVDRDIRSRTIHNIQRRFIIDVEQAERVRQLAADFVQQVSPHWKLDAYCRELLESACLIHEIGLSVDFRLASQHAAYLVRHLDLPGFTPAQKKLLATLLQNQSNGIDLTLLNQQNAVPPRVAEQMCRLLRLAVIFASRRRDGSLPAVRLQSDDEALQVLLPPGWLQNHPLGAEMLEQESRWQSYVHWPLTVI, encoded by the coding sequence ATGTTCAGCGCGTCGTCACTTTATGCTGCGATTGATTTAGGCTCTAACAGCTTTCATATGTTAGTGGTGCGCGAGGTGGCGGGAAATATTCAGACCGTAGCCCGCATCAAGCGTAAAGTGCGCCTCGCCGCCGGCCTTAACGGCGACGGAGCGCTTTCTGACGAAGCGATGGAGCGAGGCTTGCAGTGTCTGAGGCTGTTTTCAGAACAGCTGCAGGATATTCCTGCCGATCAGATTCGTGTAGTGGCAACCGCAACGTTGCGTCTGGCGACAAACGCGAAACATTTCCTCACGCAGGCGGAAGCGATCCTTGGCTGTTTAGTCAACGTGATTAGCGGAGAAGAGGAAGCGCGGCTGATTTATCAGGGCGTGGCGCATACTACCGGCGGCTCTGATGAACGCCTGGTCGTGGATATCGGCGGCGGCAGCACCGAACTGGTGACCGGCACCGGCGCGCAAACCACGGCGTTGTTTAGTTTGTCGATGGGCTGCGTCACCTGGCTGGAGCGTTATTTCGCTGACCGCTATTTAGGTAGGGCGAACTTTGAGCAGGCGGAACAGGCCGCTCGCGCCATTATTCAGCCGGTTGCCGGACGATTGCGCGAGCAGGGCTGGAAAATTTGTGTGGGCGCTTCCGGCACCGTACAGGCGCTGCAGGAAATTATGGTGGCGCAGGGCATGGACGAGCGCATTACGCTGGATAAGCTACAGCAGCTTAAGCAGCGCGCGATTAAGTGCGGTAAGCTTGAAGAGTTGGAGATCGAAGGCCTGACGCTGGAGCGAGCGCTGGTTTTCCCCAGCGGGCTTTCTATTCTGATCGCCATCTTTGAAGAATTAAATATTGAAAGCATGACGTTAGCGGGCGGCGCTCTGCGTGAAGGCCTGCTGTACGGTATGCTGCACTATCCGGTCGATCGCGATATTCGCAGCCGAACCATCCACAATATCCAGCGTCGTTTTATCATTGACGTTGAGCAGGCGGAGCGCGTACGTCAGCTGGCAGCGGACTTTGTGCAACAGGTTAGCCCGCACTGGAAACTGGATGCGTATTGCCGCGAACTGCTGGAAAGCGCCTGCCTGATCCATGAAATCGGCCTCAGCGTTGATTTCCGTCTCGCCTCTCAGCATGCCGCTTACCTGGTGCGCCATCTTGATCTGCCTGGCTTTACGCCTGCCCAGAAAAAACTGCTGGCCACGCTGTTGCAGAATCAAAGCAACGGCATCGACCTGACGCTGCTCAATCAGCAGAACGCCGTGCCGCCGCGCGTGGCAGAACAGATGTGTCGGCTGCTGCGTCTGGCAGTCATTTTCGCCAGCCGTCGTCGTGACGGCAGCTTGCCGGCGGTGCGTTTGCAGAGCGACGATGAGGCGCTGCAGGTGCTGTTGCCGCCAGGCTGGCTACAGAATCACCCGCTCGGCGCGGAAATGTTAGAGCAGGAAAGCCGCTGGCAATCTTATGTCCACTGGCCACTAACGGTGATTTAG
- the rep gene encoding DNA helicase Rep has protein sequence MRLNPSQQQAVEFVTGPCLVLAGAGSGKTRVITNKIAHLIRECGYQARHIAAVTFTNKASREMKERVAQTLGRKEARGLMISTFHTLGLEIIKREYAALGMKSNFSLFDDQDQLALLKDLTEQWLENDKNLLQQLISTISNWKNDLVDPAHAQARAQSERDRIFAHCYELYDRHLKSCNVLDFDDLILLPTLLLQRNQEVRERWQQRIRYLLVDEYQDTNTSQYELVKLLVGARARFTVVGDDDQSIYSWRGARPQNLVLLKEDFPALQVIKLEQNYRSTERILKAANILIANNPHVFEKRLFSQLGYGAELKVLSANHEDHEAERVTGELIAHHFINKTQYKDYAILYRGNHQSRVFEKMLMQNRIPYRISGGTSFFSRPEIKDLLAYLRVLTNPDDDSAFLRIINTPRREIGPATLQKLGEWANQRNKSLFSASFDLGLGQTLTGRSLENLQRFTGWLQEIARLAEREPINAVRDLIRGIDYESWLFETSASPKAAEMRMKNVNTLFQWMTEMLEGSELDEPMTLTQVVTRFTLRDMMERGESDEELDQVQLMTLHASKGLEFPYVYLVGMEEGLLPHQSSIDEDNIEEERRLAYVGITRAQKELTFTLCRERRQYGELVRPEPSRFLLELPQDDLRWETERKVVSAEERMKTGQSRVAGLRAMLDKAKKGA, from the coding sequence ATGCGTCTGAATCCCAGCCAACAACAAGCCGTCGAATTTGTCACCGGCCCGTGCCTGGTGCTGGCGGGCGCGGGTTCCGGCAAGACGCGCGTCATTACCAATAAAATTGCCCATCTGATTCGCGAGTGCGGCTATCAGGCTCGCCATATCGCGGCGGTCACTTTTACCAATAAAGCCTCACGCGAGATGAAAGAGCGTGTGGCGCAAACCCTGGGCCGTAAGGAAGCGCGCGGACTGATGATCTCCACCTTCCATACGCTGGGGCTGGAAATTATCAAACGTGAATATGCCGCGCTGGGGATGAAATCTAACTTCTCCCTGTTTGACGATCAGGATCAGCTGGCGCTGTTAAAAGATTTAACCGAACAGTGGCTGGAAAATGATAAAAATCTGCTGCAACAGCTGATTTCTACCATTTCTAACTGGAAAAACGATCTGGTCGATCCCGCGCATGCTCAGGCGCGCGCGCAGTCGGAGCGGGATCGTATCTTCGCCCACTGCTATGAATTGTACGATCGCCATCTTAAATCCTGTAATGTGCTGGACTTCGACGATCTTATCCTGTTGCCGACGCTCTTGCTGCAGCGTAACCAGGAGGTACGCGAACGCTGGCAGCAGCGCATTCGTTATCTGCTGGTGGATGAATACCAGGACACTAATACCAGCCAGTACGAGCTGGTAAAACTGTTGGTCGGCGCCCGGGCGCGCTTTACGGTGGTGGGTGACGACGATCAGTCTATCTACTCCTGGCGCGGCGCGCGGCCGCAAAACCTGGTGCTGTTAAAAGAGGATTTCCCGGCGCTGCAGGTCATTAAGCTGGAGCAAAACTACCGTTCAACCGAGCGTATTCTGAAGGCGGCAAATATTTTGATTGCCAATAATCCGCACGTGTTTGAAAAGCGGCTGTTTTCCCAGCTGGGTTATGGCGCTGAGCTAAAAGTGCTGAGTGCTAATCATGAAGATCATGAGGCAGAGCGCGTAACCGGCGAGCTTATTGCGCATCATTTTATTAATAAAACGCAGTACAAAGATTACGCCATCCTTTATCGCGGTAATCATCAGTCGCGCGTATTTGAAAAGATGCTGATGCAAAACCGTATTCCCTACCGGATCTCGGGCGGAACTTCCTTCTTTTCACGGCCGGAGATCAAAGATCTGCTGGCCTATCTGCGGGTGTTGACCAATCCTGACGATGACAGCGCTTTCCTGCGTATTATCAACACGCCGCGTCGTGAAATCGGCCCGGCAACGCTGCAAAAGCTGGGGGAATGGGCTAACCAGCGTAATAAAAGCCTGTTCAGCGCCAGCTTCGATTTAGGGCTGGGCCAAACGCTGACCGGCCGCAGCCTGGAGAATCTCCAGCGCTTTACCGGCTGGCTACAGGAAATTGCCCGGCTGGCGGAGCGGGAGCCGATCAATGCGGTGCGTGATTTAATCCGCGGCATCGACTATGAAAGCTGGCTGTTTGAAACCTCCGCCAGCCCGAAAGCAGCTGAAATGCGCATGAAAAACGTCAATACGCTTTTCCAGTGGATGACGGAGATGCTGGAAGGCAGCGAGCTGGATGAGCCGATGACGCTAACCCAGGTGGTAACCCGCTTTACGCTGCGCGATATGATGGAGCGCGGCGAAAGCGATGAAGAACTGGATCAGGTTCAGCTAATGACGCTACATGCGTCGAAAGGTCTGGAGTTCCCTTATGTTTATCTGGTCGGCATGGAAGAGGGTCTGCTGCCGCATCAGAGCAGCATCGATGAAGATAACATTGAGGAAGAGCGACGGTTGGCCTACGTTGGCATCACCCGCGCGCAGAAAGAATTGACCTTCACGCTGTGCCGTGAGCGTCGGCAATATGGCGAGCTGGTACGCCCGGAGCCGAGCCGTTTTTTACTGGAGCTGCCGCAGGACGATCTACGCTGGGAAACCGAGCGTAAAGTTGTCAGTGCGGAAGAGCGGATGAAAACCGGGCAGAGTCGGGTTGCCGGTTTGCGAGCGATGCTGGATAAAGCGAAAAAAGGGGCTTGA
- the ppiC gene encoding peptidylprolyl isomerase PpiC — protein MAKTAAAMHILVKEEKLAQELLTQLEKGADFEKLAKKHSTCPSGRKGGHLGEFKKGAMVPAFDKVVFSCPLLTPYGPLHTQFGYHIIKVLYRN, from the coding sequence ATGGCAAAAACCGCAGCGGCAATGCATATCCTTGTAAAGGAAGAGAAACTGGCTCAGGAGCTGTTGACGCAGCTGGAAAAGGGCGCGGACTTTGAAAAACTGGCGAAAAAACACTCGACCTGTCCAAGCGGCCGTAAAGGCGGTCATCTGGGCGAGTTTAAAAAAGGGGCGATGGTGCCGGCTTTCGATAAAGTCGTTTTTTCCTGCCCTTTGCTGACGCCTTACGGACCTCTGCATACCCAATTCGGCTATCATATTATCAAGGTTCTGTACCGCAACTAA
- the ilvC gene encoding ketol-acid reductoisomerase: MANYFNTLNLRQQLAQLGKCRFMTRDEFADEASYLKGKKVVIVGCGAQGLNQGLNMRDSGLDVSYALRAEAIAEKRASWRKATENGFKVGTYEDLIPQADLVVNLTPDKQHSAVVQAVQPLMKDGAALGYSHGFNIVEVGEEIRKDITVVMVAPKCPGTEVREEYKRGFGVPTLIAVHPENDPKGEGMAIAKAWAAATGGHRAGVLESSFVAEVKSDLMGEQTILCGMLQAGSLLCYDKLVADGTDPAYAGKLLQYGWETITESLKHGGITLMMDRLSNTAKLRAFALSEQLKTIMAPLFQKHMDDIISGEFSSGMMADWANDDKKLLAWREETGQTAFENSPQYEGKISEQEYYDRGVIMVAMVKAGVELAFETMVDSGIIEESAYYESLHELPLIANTIARKRLYEMNVVISDTAEYGNYLFANAAVPLLKEFMTTLQAGDLGKEVASAAVDNAQLRDVNEAVRNHPIEAVGRKLRGYMTDMKRISVAG; this comes from the coding sequence ATGGCTAACTATTTCAACACTTTGAACCTGCGTCAGCAGCTGGCGCAATTAGGTAAATGCCGCTTTATGACGCGCGATGAGTTTGCTGATGAAGCAAGTTACCTGAAAGGGAAAAAAGTCGTCATTGTTGGCTGTGGCGCCCAGGGCCTAAATCAGGGCCTTAATATGCGCGATTCTGGTCTTGATGTCTCTTACGCGCTGCGTGCCGAAGCGATTGCTGAAAAGCGCGCTTCCTGGCGCAAGGCGACCGAAAACGGCTTTAAAGTCGGCACTTATGAGGATCTGATCCCGCAGGCCGATCTGGTGGTTAACCTGACGCCGGACAAACAGCACTCGGCGGTGGTACAGGCCGTACAGCCGCTGATGAAAGATGGCGCGGCGCTGGGATATTCCCACGGTTTTAACATCGTTGAGGTAGGCGAAGAGATCCGTAAAGATATTACCGTGGTGATGGTTGCGCCCAAGTGCCCGGGTACCGAAGTGCGTGAAGAATATAAGCGCGGCTTTGGCGTGCCGACGCTGATTGCGGTGCACCCGGAAAACGATCCGAAAGGCGAAGGTATGGCGATTGCTAAAGCGTGGGCGGCGGCGACCGGCGGTCATCGCGCAGGCGTGCTGGAATCTTCCTTCGTTGCCGAAGTAAAATCTGACCTGATGGGCGAACAGACCATTCTCTGCGGTATGCTGCAGGCCGGTTCGCTGTTGTGCTACGACAAGCTGGTGGCCGACGGTACCGATCCGGCTTACGCTGGCAAGCTGCTGCAGTACGGCTGGGAGACCATCACGGAATCGCTGAAACATGGCGGTATCACACTGATGATGGATCGTCTCTCCAACACCGCTAAGCTGCGTGCCTTTGCCCTTTCTGAGCAGCTGAAAACCATTATGGCGCCGCTGTTCCAAAAGCATATGGATGACATCATTTCCGGTGAGTTCTCTTCCGGCATGATGGCGGATTGGGCGAATGACGATAAAAAACTGCTGGCCTGGCGTGAAGAGACAGGCCAGACCGCATTTGAAAATTCACCGCAGTATGAAGGCAAAATCTCTGAGCAGGAGTATTACGATCGCGGCGTCATTATGGTTGCGATGGTGAAAGCGGGCGTTGAGCTGGCCTTCGAAACCATGGTTGATTCCGGCATTATCGAAGAATCCGCCTATTACGAATCACTGCATGAGTTGCCGCTGATCGCCAATACCATTGCCCGTAAGCGCCTGTATGAAATGAACGTGGTGATTTCTGATACCGCCGAATATGGCAACTATCTGTTTGCCAATGCCGCCGTGCCGCTGCTGAAAGAGTTTATGACCACGCTGCAGGCAGGCGACTTAGGCAAAGAAGTAGCGTCGGCCGCAGTAGATAACGCCCAGTTGCGTGATGTTAACGAAGCGGTGCGTAACCATCCGATTGAGGCGGTAGGCCGCAAGCTGCGTGGTTATATGACCGATATGAAACGTATCAGCGTCGCAGGCTGA
- the ilvY gene encoding HTH-type transcriptional activator IlvY, translating to MDLRDLKLFLHLAESRHFGRTARAMHVSPSTLSRQIQRLEEDVGQSLFLRDNRTVTLTEAGEQLRQFAQQTLLQYQQMRHAMDQHGPSLSGELKLFCSVTAAYSHLPPILDRFRAEHPQVEIKLTTGDAADAVEKVHTGEADLAIAGRPETLPASIGFTPLGHIPLVLIAPALPCPVRSQATQPEPDWAQIPFILPEQGPARRRIDLWFRRLRIANPLIYATVSGHEAIVSMVALGCGIALLPDVVLENSPEPVRNRVLVLEDIDSVAPFELGVCVQKKRLGEPLMKAFWQLL from the coding sequence ATGGATTTACGAGACCTGAAGCTTTTTTTACATCTGGCGGAGAGCCGCCATTTTGGCCGTACCGCCCGTGCGATGCATGTATCGCCTTCTACCCTTTCGCGCCAGATACAGCGCCTGGAAGAGGATGTTGGTCAAAGCCTGTTTCTGCGCGATAACCGTACCGTTACGCTGACCGAAGCCGGCGAGCAACTGCGCCAGTTCGCCCAGCAAACCCTGCTGCAATATCAGCAGATGCGTCATGCCATGGATCAACATGGCCCTTCCTTGAGCGGCGAGCTGAAACTCTTCTGTTCCGTTACCGCCGCCTACAGTCACCTGCCTCCGATACTTGACCGCTTTCGCGCTGAACATCCGCAGGTAGAAATTAAACTCACCACCGGCGATGCCGCCGACGCGGTGGAGAAAGTTCACACCGGCGAAGCCGATCTGGCGATTGCCGGTCGTCCTGAAACGCTACCTGCCAGTATCGGTTTCACTCCGCTGGGCCATATTCCGCTGGTATTGATTGCGCCAGCATTACCCTGCCCGGTACGCAGTCAGGCGACGCAGCCCGAGCCAGACTGGGCGCAGATCCCCTTTATCCTGCCGGAACAGGGCCCGGCTCGCCGGCGGATCGATCTCTGGTTTCGCCGTCTGCGCATTGCCAATCCGCTTATTTACGCGACCGTTTCCGGTCATGAAGCCATTGTTTCTATGGTGGCGCTGGGCTGTGGCATCGCCCTGTTGCCGGATGTGGTGCTGGAAAATAGCCCGGAGCCGGTACGCAACCGTGTTCTGGTGCTGGAAGATATTGATTCTGTCGCGCCTTTTGAACTGGGCGTCTGCGTTCAGAAGAAGCGGCTCGGCGAGCCGCTGATGAAAGCGTTTTGGCAGCTACTGTAA
- the ilvA gene encoding threonine ammonia-lyase, biosynthetic, which translates to MAESQPLPDAPCGAEYLRAVLRSPVYEVAQVTPLQKMEKLSARLGNTVLVKREDRQPVHSFKLRGAYAMIAGLNEEQKTRGVVTASAGNHAQGVALSASRLGIKSLIVMPVTTADIKVEAVRAFGGEAYLFGANFDEAKAKAIELSERQGYTFVPPFDHPAVIAGQGTLAMELLQQDAHLDRIFVPVGGGGLAAGVAVLIKQLMPQIKVIAVEAAESACLQAALQAGEPVDLPRVGLFAEGVAVRRIGNETFRLCQEYLDDIITVDSDAICAAMKDLFEDVRAVAEPSGALALAGMKKYIQQHNLQGERLAHILSGANVNFHGLRYVSERCELGEQREALLAVTIPEQQGSFLKFCQTLGGRAVTEFNYRYADANDACIFVGVRLTRGQEERREIIAELSAGGYQVVDLSDDEMAKLHVRYMVGGRPSKPLRERLFSFEFPEAPGALLKFLQTLGTYWNISLFHYRSHGTDYGRVLAAFELGENEPRFEEHLTALGYDFHDESQNPAFRFFLAG; encoded by the coding sequence ATGGCTGAGTCTCAACCGTTACCCGACGCGCCCTGCGGCGCCGAATATCTACGCGCCGTCCTGCGATCGCCCGTTTACGAAGTGGCGCAGGTAACGCCGCTGCAAAAGATGGAGAAGCTGTCTGCCCGTCTTGGCAACACGGTGTTGGTTAAGCGTGAAGATCGTCAGCCGGTACACAGTTTTAAACTGCGCGGCGCTTACGCGATGATTGCCGGTCTGAATGAAGAGCAAAAAACGCGCGGCGTGGTCACCGCTTCTGCGGGGAATCACGCGCAGGGCGTTGCGCTTTCCGCCAGCAGGCTGGGAATTAAGTCACTGATTGTGATGCCGGTTACCACAGCGGACATTAAAGTCGAGGCGGTACGCGCGTTTGGCGGTGAGGCTTACCTGTTCGGAGCAAACTTCGACGAGGCGAAAGCGAAAGCGATCGAACTGTCGGAGCGGCAGGGTTATACCTTTGTGCCGCCATTCGATCATCCGGCGGTCATCGCCGGCCAGGGAACGCTGGCGATGGAGCTGCTGCAACAGGATGCGCATCTCGATCGCATCTTTGTTCCGGTCGGCGGCGGCGGGCTGGCGGCGGGCGTGGCGGTATTAATTAAGCAGCTGATGCCGCAGATCAAAGTGATCGCGGTTGAGGCCGCCGAGTCAGCCTGTTTACAGGCCGCGCTGCAGGCGGGCGAGCCGGTCGATCTCCCGCGTGTCGGGCTGTTTGCCGAAGGCGTGGCGGTAAGGCGCATCGGCAACGAGACCTTTCGCCTCTGCCAGGAATATCTTGATGATATCATCACCGTAGACAGCGACGCGATCTGCGCGGCGATGAAAGATCTGTTTGAAGATGTGCGCGCCGTGGCGGAACCTTCCGGCGCCCTGGCGCTGGCCGGCATGAAAAAGTATATCCAGCAGCATAATCTGCAGGGCGAGCGGCTGGCGCATATTCTTTCCGGCGCTAACGTTAACTTCCATGGGCTGCGCTACGTCTCAGAGCGCTGCGAGCTTGGCGAACAACGCGAGGCGCTGTTGGCCGTCACCATCCCAGAGCAGCAGGGCAGTTTCCTGAAGTTCTGTCAGACGCTGGGCGGACGCGCAGTAACTGAATTTAACTATCGCTACGCCGATGCCAATGACGCCTGCATCTTTGTTGGGGTGCGCTTGACGCGCGGCCAGGAAGAGCGTCGGGAAATTATCGCTGAGTTAAGCGCGGGCGGCTACCAGGTGGTTGATCTCTCCGATGACGAAATGGCCAAGCTGCACGTGCGTTATATGGTGGGCGGCCGTCCCTCTAAGCCGTTGCGCGAGCGCCTGTTCAGCTTTGAATTCCCGGAGGCGCCTGGGGCACTGTTGAAGTTTCTGCAAACGCTGGGTACTTACTGGAACATTTCCCTGTTTCACTATCGTAGCCACGGCACCGACTATGGTCGGGTGCTGGCCGCGTTTGAGCTGGGTGAGAATGAGCCGCGTTTCGAGGAGCATCTCACCGCGTTGGGCTACGACTTTCACGATGAAAGCCAGAATCCGGCGTTTCGTTTTTTCCTGGCGGGCTAG